A region from the Mya arenaria isolate MELC-2E11 chromosome 2, ASM2691426v1 genome encodes:
- the LOC128212527 gene encoding TGF-beta-activated kinase 1 and MAP3K7-binding protein 1-like, translating to MSSGRVANGSVSSPKRLDLQAGQTSWTDDLPVCHHSGVGFSTNQIYREDGNRREEHEFEDRNFHFCQDNVYLYGVFDGHDSAHASNFAAQRLPAELLLGQLAGKTSDEEVKEVLYQAFVAVEKSFFESIDEQLAARTTLQLQLPEGISYHEACQTYPDIMNKLHTLDSEISGGTTATVVLIYNNKLYVANVGDTRALLVRTDVDGIMSVNQLTVDHTIESDQEQNRLRTLGLDVDRLFTMKKIGSSDCTRCIGNFHNKGGYKDVDILSPAVQEPVIAEPHVTGGFPVDSSTSFLIIMSDGLYHALQDATETATENTEVSSMVAQEFNNQSTLNGVAQACVDKVVRIHHDTFMVGNGDVKAKCHKRGDITLLVRNFNLKLANSIGTPTGANRFLPVSVPYYPSGPRPSVPPSISLPDSSPVNFSSDNTSQDEATTPVASGQSPPHTLAGPSPAMDLLDTNRDQTRDSQASTSTYSTNSTQSSEETRFRSRFYKHEKLELDENGKVAAYVDFSDFYRAIEAMTDSQRETLNNETKPKSGYETIAEEPSSSSATSPVTSQPSPSTSASTSELT from the exons ATGTCATCTGGAAGAGTGGCTAATGGCTCCGTCAGTTCTCCGAAACGTTTAGATTTGCAG GCTGGTCAGACAAGCTGGACAGACGACCTGCCTGTGTGTCACCACTCTGGTGTGGGCTTCTCGACCAACCAGATCTACCGGGAGGATGGAAACAGACGAGAAGAGCATGAGTTCGAGGACAGGAACTTCCACTTTTG CCAGGACAATGTGTACCTGTATGGTGTGTTTGACGGCCATGACAGTGCCCACGCCTCCAACTTTGCGGCCCAGAGACTGCCTGCAGAACTTCTGCTGGGACAACTGGCCGGCAAAACTTCTGACGAGGAGGTCAAGGAAGTCCTTTATCAG GCTTTTGTAGCAGTAGAGAAGAGTTTCTTTGAGTCCATAGATGAGCAGCTAGCAGCCAGGACAACGCTTCAGCTCCAGTTGCCGGAG GGTATTAGCTACCATGAGGCCTGTCAGACATACCCAGACATTATGAACAAGCTGCATACCCTGGATTCCGAGATTTCAGGGGGCACTACAGCCACAGTCGTGCTGATTTACAACAACAAACTCTATGTAGCCAATGTGG GTGACACGAGGGCGCTGCTTGTACGTACTGATGTAGATGGCATCATGAGTGTAAACCAGCTGACTGTCGACCACACAATAGAATCTGACCAGGAGCAGAATCGACTGCGAACCCTCGGGCTGGATGTGGACAGGCTTTTCACAATGAAGAAAATTGGCTCCTCTGATTGTACCAGGTGTATTGGAAACTTCCACAACAAGGGTGGCTACAAGGATGTGGACATCTTAAG tcCAGCTGTACAGGAACCAGTTATAGCAGAGCCACATGTTACCGGTGGTTTTCCTGTGGATAGCTCCACCAGCTTTCTCATCATTATGTCTGACGGGCTTTACCATGCTTTACAAGATGCTACGGAGACTGCCACTGAGAACACGGAGGTGTCATCCATGGTCGCCCAGGAGTTCAATAACCAATCCACCCTGAATGGCGTGGCACAGGCTTGTGTGGATAAGGTTGTACGGATTCACCATGACACTTTTATGGTGGGCAATGGAGATGTGAAAGCAAAGTGCCATAAGAGGGGGGATATTACACTTCTTGTAAGAAACTTTAACCTTAAACTTGCAAATTCTATTGGTACTCCAACAGGAGCAAACAGATTTCTACCAGTGTCTGTTCCTTACTACCCTTCCGGACCAAGACCAAGTGTTCCACCATCTATTTCTCTGCCAGATTCTTCCCCAGTCAACTTCAGCAGTGATAACACCTCACAGGACGAGGCTACAACCCCTGTCGCCTCTGGTCAAAGTCCCCCTCACACTCTTGCTGGACCAAGTCCCGCAATGGACTTACTTGACACTAACCGTGATCAGACCAGAGACTCCCAAGCTAGCACAAGCACCTATAGCACCAACTCAACTCAGAGTAGCGAAGAAACCAGATTTCGTAGTAGgttttacaaacatgaaaaattaGAACTTGATGAAAATGGCAAAGTTGCAGCCTATGTTGATTTTTCAGACTTTTATCGTGCCATCGAGGCCATGACTGACTCTCAGCGTGAAACATTGAACAACGAAACAAAACCGAAGTCTGGGTATGAGACAATCGCAGAAGAACCGTCATCATCGTCAGCCACAAGTCCAGTGACATCCCAGCCCTCCCCCAGTACTTCAGCATCAACATCAGAGTTGACATAG